The DNA segment TTATAAAGTtgcaaaaaaaacacaattggGTGAAACAGAGAAGATGAAGAGAGAACATAACAACATTTCCGACGGTGGAGAAGATAAGATCCCCGGGGAAGAGGAGAAGGACTCGAAGAAGATCGAAAATCCAAGGAACCTTGACATAACTCCAGCGCCACCTCGAGCCCTTCACGCCTCCTCTCTCCGATGCCGTTTCTGAGACTGTACTTCCTTAGCCATCAAGACAGGAACATACAAGTTCTTAAAAAActaaacaacaacaataatcaATCAAAGTCAAGCTACTTTAAATATACAGACTCTTCATCAATAAAGGGCCAATCTTTGAACTAGGGCCTTGATATTGAGACTCTTAACCATCTGGTAGAAGGTGAAAACTCAATAAAGGACCAATCTTCGAACTTAGGGTTTGTATCTAAGACAATAATGCTCTAGAGATAAAACtttcaaggagaagaagaaagcttaCGGTTTACAACGAAAGGTGAAAGACTCGGCGGCCGGAGAGAAACAGAATGCCGGCGATCAAGCGGGCGTCTctgtgtttttcttcttcgaatCCAAACACGAGAgaagaggaaagaaagaaaagaaaaaaaaataaaaatcctaaaTCACAGTTCGCTGACACGTGTATTAAGAAACTTCATTATGATCGATTACCAAAACTATGTATTAAGGATCGGTTACattgattttcttttattttgatttaattaaatcattgCTTTTCTTAAAAACTCCACTTAAGGACCTGGGATAATGGTGGTCTAATGAATACTAACCACTAAAGTCTATAGCAAAGAACGtataacacaaaataaaatcaacATTGGTAGGacataaatttgtatatacAGAAAGTATATGTGAAAAAGAAACCAATGTATGAATACGTGTGTATATATCCCCATCATAAACAAAGAATTAAGATTTTATGTCAactcaaactaaataaaatcGAGTAAATAAAATTCATCTACGGTAACAACCACGAGAACAATCCAACGGTTGACAACAAGAGACTGAAAATCGTCAACCTCGATGAACCGTCGATTCTCCAAGCAGCACCAAAGCTACCAGTATCTCGTTGACGAGTGGTGGTAGACGGTGGCGATGTCCCGTTGAAGTTAGGGTTCGCACCGTACAAGTACTGTATCCCTTCCACGTCATCATTCGTCAAGTCAACTTTACGCTTCCCCGTGGTGATGGTCGGATACATGATCGACTCTTCCACCGAGGAATGTCCTAAACCAAGAAGATGACCAATCTCGTGAACCGCCACCGATTCAAGATCAACCGCCGCCGTAACGGAGAGGAAACTATCGAGGTCCCCGGAGACAACCCAGTTCTCGTCTGCGTCGAGGTGGAACTTCCCGCTCGGAGGAGAGAAAGCGTGAGCTAACGTGCCCAACACGCCGTCAAAAGGCTCGCCGTCACCGTGATCTCCCGTGTAAAACCCTATGGTGATGTCTGACGTCGTGAAAGACTCGATGTTCGTGAAGTTTAACTCCGTCACCTCGGCCCAGCGTCCGAACGCGCGTGCAAACACCCCCTTGACCTCATCGGTTAATGGGTTTCGCGGGTCGAACGCGTAGGTTAAGTCACGGCGGTCTTTCGGCCACCGTGGCTCCCCCGGGAAGAGGGTATAGTGTTTGACCGTATGCAAACGCGGTATACGTCCCCCGGGGGAGAAGTTGACCTCGAAGGTCTTTCTTCTCCCGTTGTGCATGACCGAGGTACCGTTGACCACGTCGGGGTTTCCGCAACGCGGGATCACGATGTGTTTGATGGTTGGCGCGTCGAGCTCTCCGGTGACGTCAAGCCGGAAGTTCTTTTGGTACAACTCCAC comes from the Brassica napus cultivar Da-Ae chromosome A7, Da-Ae, whole genome shotgun sequence genome and includes:
- the LOC111199279 gene encoding metalloendoproteinase 2-MMP-like encodes the protein MRFCVLGLLSFILIASPVSAWFFPNSTSIPPSLRNTTRVFWNAFSNFTGCHHGQNVDGLFRIKKYFQRFGYIPETYTGNFTDDFDDILKAAVELYQKNFRLDVTGELDAPTIKHIVIPRCGNPDVVNGTSVMHNGRRKTFEVNFSPGGRIPRLHTVKHYTLFPGEPRWPKDRRDLTYAFDPRNPLTDEVKGVFARAFGRWAEVTELNFTNIESFTTSDITIGFYTGDHGDGEPFDGVLGTLAHAFSPPSGKFHLDADENWVVSGDLDSFLSVTAAVDLESVAVHEIGHLLGLGHSSVEESIMYPTITTGKRKVDLTNDDVEGIQYLYGANPNFNGTSPPSTTTRQRDTGSFGAAWRIDGSSRLTIFSLLLSTVGLFSWLLP